CGCCCTTCCTCGACCGCGGCTTCGCGGCGCTGCGCTTCACCGAGCCGGCCGAGAACTTCAACCACCAGCACCAGAACGTGCGCAAGGAAGGCGCGCTGCAGATCGGCGACCTGCCGGAGTTCGTCGATCCGGATTACATCGCTCAGGTGGCGCGCGTGAACGCGGCGTCGCTGGCGTCGCTGGCGCTGGCGCCGGCCTCGCCGCAGGGCGTGAAGATTTTGACCGCCAAGCTGGATAACCACACCGACCTGGCGTGGACCGCGAACACCGAGCCGGACTTGGCCGGCTACCGCGTCGTGTGGCGCGACACCACGGCGGCGCAGTGGCAGGGTAGCCAGTTCGTCGGCAAGGTCACCTCGGTGACCATGCCGCTGTCGAAGGACAACGTGTTCTTCGGCGTGCAGGCGGTGGACAAGGACGGCAACGTCAGCCCGGCGACGTATCCGCTGCCGGGACGCTAAGCCAGGATGGGGTCAGGTCCCGCGGGCCTGCCCCCATTTTCGCTGCGGCGGAATAGTACACACACAATTCGCGCACGATTCGTTCAGCCAGAAGTAATCATGCTAATCTAGCCACTGAACGGTGAAAACGATTTCTTCGATCGCTGGAAAGCCAAGGCTGAAAGGTGGGTTTGATGACTCGGTGCGCATTCGTCCTTGAACGACTCGGGCTGCTCGTCCTGTGCGCATTGCTTGTTCACGGCGTTGCCTCCGCCCAGACCAGGCCAGTCAGTCCCGACGCCGTTCCCGCCTTCCAGAAACTCGACTCCATCGAAGCCCGCGTCCAGGGATGCGTCACCTGCCACGGACAGAAGGGACAGGGCACCGCGGACGGCTACTTCCCCCGCATCGCCGGCAAGCCCGCCAGCTACCTCCATAATCAGCTGACCGCCTTCCGCGATGGCACGCGCAGCTATCCGCCGATGAATTACCTGGTCGCCTACCTGCCCGACGCCTACCTGAAGGAGATTGCCGAGCACTTCGCCGCCCAGCGCCCGCCCTTCAATGTTCAGCCAGGCGCCGCGCCCGACCCGGCCCTGATGAAGCGCGGCCAGGCGCTGGCCACGGCGGGCGACCCCGCCAAGGGCATCCCCGCCTGCATCGCCTGCCACGGCAAGAGCCTGAGCGGCATGGAGCCCGGCATTCCCGGCCTGGCCGGCCTGCGCCCCGCCTACATCGTCGGCCAGCTCACGCGCTGGCGCGTGGGCGAGCGCCGCGCCGCCGACCCTGACTGCATGAAACGCATCGCCACGCGCCTGACCGATACCGACATATCGTCCGTGGCCGCCTGGCTGGCGCAGCAAACGCCCTCGGCCAACGCCGCGCCTGAGCCGTCCAATCTGGTTCGCATGCCGCTCGCCTGCGGCAGCCAGCGGTGACGCCCATGCGCAAACGTACCAGCATCGTTCTCGTGCTTGCGATCCTCGCCGCGCTGGTGGCGGCCGCGCTGTACTTCCTGCGCCCCGGCGCCCTGCCCGACAGCGCAAGGCATGCCCCGGTCTCAGCGACCACGCAGATCATCAATCGCGGCGAGTACCTGGCGCGCGCCGGCGACTGCGTGGCCTGCCACACCGTTCCCAACGGCGCGATGTTCGCCGGCGGCAGGGCGATGGCTACGCCGTTCGGCAATCTGTACGTGCCCAACATCACCCCCGACGACGACACCGGCATCGGCAGCTGGACCGCCGACGACTTCTATCGCATGATGCACACCGGCATATCGAAGAACGGCACCCTGCTGTACCCGGCGATGCCGTTCGCCTCGTACAGCCAGGTCACGCGCAGCGACACCGACGCCATCTACGCCTACCTGATGTCGATCGCGCCGGTCAAGCAGAAGAACCGCGAGCACGAGCTGCGCTTCCCCTTCAATAACCGCGAGCTGCTGATCGGATGGCGCACGCTGTACTTCAAGGAAGGCGAGTTCCAGCCGACGCCGGGCCAGAGCGCCGAGTGGAATCGCGGCGCCTACTTGGTCAAGGGGCTTGGGCATTGCGCCATGTGCCACACGGCCGTCAATGCGCTGGGCGGCTCGAGCGAATCGAAAGCCTTCGAGGGCGGCATGATCCCCAACCAGAACTGGTACGCGCCCTCGCTCACGTCGAACCGCGAGGCGGGCCTGGGCGACTGGAAGATCGAAGACATCGCCGACCTGCTGCAGGTGGGCGTGTCGCACCGCGGCACCGTGTACGGCCCGATGGCCGAAGTGGTCTACAACAGCCTGCAGTACCTGAGCGACGACGACGCCAAGGCGATGGCGGTCTATCTCAAGGCCCTGCCGCAGAAGGACACGGCGCCGCCGCCATCCAGCCAGGCGCGCATGGTCAGTCCCGAAGTGATGGAATCGGGCCGCAAGGTGTATGTGGCGCAGTGCGCCGTATGCCATGGCGCCGAGGGCCGCGGGCAGGCGCCGTCGTATCCGCCGCTGGCCGGCAACCAGTCCATCACCATGGAGTCGCCCGTCAACTCGATCCGCATGGTGCTCAACGGCGGCTATCCGCCGGGGACCAGGAAGAACCCGCGGCCGCATGGCATGCCGCCGTTCTCGCACCTGTTGAACGATAACGAGGTCGCGGCGGTCGTGACCTACATCCGCGTCGCCTGGGGCAACAATGGCACGCCAGTGGCCGCCGCCCAGGCCAACGACCTTCGCAAGCTGCTACCGGAATAGGCGCCACCATGAACACTCCCGACGACGACGAATCAGCCGAACTCGAACGAAAGATCGACGACATCGTGGCCAAGGGGCCGGCGGGCGCCTTTGCCGTCGCCGGCGTGGCAACGGCCATCGTGGTCGCGATGTTCTACCTGTTCTACGTGCTCGTGTACCTGCCGCGGGGCGCCGTCCAATGACAGCGCATCACGCATCCGAGGCAGTCGCCAACGCCGCCGAGCGGCGCTGGGCCATCATCGTCATCGCGATCATCGCGTCCTTGCTGGCCATGATGATCTTCACAGGCCTGCACTGGGCCGCGATGCCGCCGTCGCGCGTTGAAACTGTGGACGTGAAGACGCTGCACATCCAGGGCGAATTCGTCGAGAACAATCTGGGCTCGATGGTGGACAAGGACGGCAAGGTCGTCGTGCGCCTGATCGCGCAGCAGTATTCGTTCACGCCGCAGTGCCTGCTGGTGCCGGCCGGCATGCCCGTCACCTTCCGCGGCACCAGCACCGACGCCATCCACGGCTTCGTGGTGGGCCGCACCAACGCCAACACCATGCTGATCCCGGGATTCGTGTCCACCTTCACCACCAGCTTTCCCAGGGTGGGAGAGCAGCTGATGCCGTGCCACGAGTATTGCGGCACCGGGCACGAAGCGATGTGGGCGCGCGTCCAGGTGATACCCGCAGACGAGTTTCTCGCGAAAGCGAAGGCGTCAGAAAGGCTGAGCTGTGTACCTCGCTAGAAAACTGGTCCTGGCGCACTTCTGGGTCGCGTTCATCGCGTTCTTCGCCGCCATCGTGCTGGGCGAATGGCAGATGTACATCCGCAGCCCGCTGCATGCGTGGATCAACAACCCCGAGCATTACTACCGTTCCGTCACCGCCCACGGCACCGTGATGGCCTACGTGCTGCCGACGCTGCTCGCGATGGGCTTCGGCTACGCGATCGTGGAACTGGCGCTGAAGCGGCCCCTGATCGGCATGCGCTGGGCCTGGGCCGGGTTCTGGCTCGTCATCGCCGGCACGCTCATCGCCGCGCTGACGACGGCGGTCGGCAAGGCGTCGGTGCTCTACACCTTCTATCCGCCGATGCTCGCCAGCCCGCTGTACTACATCGGCGTCGTGCTGGTGGTGGTTGGGTCGTGGATCTGGGTGGCGCTCATGTCGATCAACCTGCGCGCGTGGAAAAAGGATAATCCAGGGGCGACCGTGCCGCTGGCCATGTACGGCAACGTGGCCGGCGCCTACCTGTGGGCCTGGACCTCGGTGGGCGCCGCGTCGGAGATCCTGATTCTGATCATGCCGGCGTCGCTCGGCCTCACCGACACCATCAACGCCGGCCTGGCGCGCGTGCTGTTCTCGTGGACGCTGCATGCGATCGTCTACTTCTGGCTGGTGCCCGCCTACATCGCGTTCTACACCTTGTTCCCCGGCGCCATCGGCGGGCGCCTGTACAGCGACACCATGGGCCGCGTCGCCTTCGCGCTGTTCCTCGTGTTCTCCATGCCGATCGGCATACACCACCTGTTCGCCGACCCGCAGGTGGGCGCCGGCTTCAAGTTCGTACACGCGGTGATGACGGCGATGGTGTCGATCCCCACGCTGCTGACGGTATTTACCATCGTCGCGTCGGCGGAGATCGTCGGGCGCCTGCGCGGCGGCACCGGGCTGTTTGGCTGGGTCAAGGCGCTGCCGTGGTCCAACCCGATGATGCTGGCGGTGACGTTCGCCTTCATCATGCTCGGCTTCGGCGGCGCGGGCGGCCTGATCAACATGAGCTACCAGCTCAACGAATCCATCCACAACACCCAGTGGGTCACCGGCCACTTCCACCTGATCTTTGGCGGCGCGATCGTCATCATGTACTTCATGGTGGCGTATGCGCTGTGGCCGCAGTTGCGCAATTGCGCGCCGCTGTCGCCCAGCCTCATTCGCACACAGCTGACCTTGTGGTTCGTCGGCATGATGGTGCTGACCATGCCGTGGCACCTGGTCGGCCTGCTGGGCGCGCCGCGACGCATGGCCTATTACGACTACACGCACCCGGCGCTGGCGTCGCAGGCCATCACGGTCACGATGTCGGCCATCGGCGGCCTGCTGCTGGTGATTTCCGCAGCGCTGTTCCTGTACATCCTGGCCAGCGCCAGGCGGCAATCGGGCGCAGTGCCGGCCGCCGTGTTCAGCGTGGCGGTGCATCCCAACACGAATCCGCCGGCCGTGCTCAACGGCCTCGGACTGTGGGTGGGCATGATGATCGCGCTCACTGTGGTCAACTACGGCTACCCGATCGTCCAACTGGCGATGACGCCGCAGGCCTACGTGCCTGTCATACCGATCGGAGCGCGATGATGCTGGCCCGGATATGTATCGGAGGTTTGGCGGCGCTGACCCTTGCCGCGATGGCCGTCGGATTCGGCTGGCTGCCGTCGGCGCACCAGGACTTCAGCGCCGGCGGCGTGTGGGACAGCATCTGCCGCGCCGCCGGGGTGCCGAGCAGCTGGGGCGCCAAGGATAGCCAGCGCGGCGCGCCGGCGGTGGCGAGCAATGTCATCCTGCTGCCCGAGATGACCAGAACGGCATCGACCGCCGCAGTGGGCCGCGGCGCCACGCTGGCATTGAACTGCACCATGTGCCACGGGATGAAAGGGATGAGCCGGTCGGACGCGCCCAACCTTGCGGGGCAATACCCCGAGGTCATCATGAAGCAGCTTGCCGACTACAAGAGCGGCAAGCGAGGCAGCCCCATCATGGCTGCGCTGTCGAAGAACCTGTCCGACGAGAACATCAAAGACCTGGCGGCGTATTACGCCAGTTTGCCGAAGGCGCGCACGGCGCCAACCATGTACGACGAGTCGCTGCCCGCGCTGGTGCGCGTCGGCGCTCCGATGCGCAATATCGCGCCGTGTATCTCGTGCCATGGCGGCGTCGACCAGAAGCTGGGCGCACCCTGGCTGGAAGGCATGCCCAAGGATTACCTGGTCCAGCAGCTGCAGTTGTTCAAGAAGGGCGAGCGCCGCAACGATGGCCAGCTACAGATGCGCAACGTGGCCAACGCGATGACCGCGGAAGAAATCGACGCCGTCGCCACGTTCTACGCGCGCAAGGCGCTGCCGGTGCGCGAGTAGCCGCTGCCGAGGGGGCTGGTCATGCGAACCCGCCGGCCATCGGCGGTCCTCGGCTCCTTCAGTGCGCAAACGGATTGAAGTAGTCGCGCTCTTCCGACTGGGTCGACTTGTAGTGTTTAACCGTCTCCACGGCTTCGGCATACACTTCGGCGCGCGTTCTGCCTTCTGATCCTGCCGCCTGCTGCGTGCCCGCCGCGGACGAGCCGCTGGTGGTCGCGCCTGCCACGGGCGAACTGTCGTTTGGCGATTGCGGAGGATTAATCGGGCCGTTCATGGCGCAGCCAGTTGCCAGCAAACACGTGGTGGCCAGCGCAGCGAATTTTACGTTCACGATTCTCTCCCCTTAGTTCAATGTCAATTCCAGAATAGCCACGCCAGACCGTCCATGCAACCGCGACAGGGGGAAATTTGCGTCGCTTTGGTCGGCCGAGTTCGAGCGCTGGGCACAAATGAGGAGAATCAGGGCGCTCTTTTTGATCGCCGTATGAGAAGTGCGCGTAGGTCTTTTCGCGTGTCGCAAATAATGTGAACGAAAATCGTACCTTGTCGCGTCTCGTAGATAATTTGATTTCTGCCCGACAAAACCTGGCGAAACTGCGTTAAATTAAAGTCGCTGATTTCCTCAGGAATGCTGCCGGCGAGGGGAAAAGATTGTAAAGCGCGAACGGTATCCTTGATCCCACGGTAGCTGACCAGCCACGCCTTTCTTCCAAATTGTTTGACGATATAGCTCTTCAAGTCCTTGAGATCCTGCTCCGCTGATTCGAGCAAAACCACCTGCGATTTCACTGAGAATCTTCCTCATCCAGCTCGGCAAACACATCTTCTGCAGAACGGAATTTTCCTTTCTCGATTTCGCGATTCCCCATCGCCAGAATTTTCAACAGCGCGATTGCTTCCTGTTGCTCCTCGTATGAGCGCAGATCCATAACGACCAGCTTCGCTTCGCCGTTCTCGGTCATTAACAGCGGTTGCCGGCTGTGCGTGATGTCCCTGACGATCTCCGCAGCGTGAGTTTCCAGATCGCTAATTGGCCGTGACTGGCTTGAGAATTTCATGGTTGGTGCCTCCTGGTGCGACGAATTACAGGGCAAACTCAGGGTGTAAATTTCCGGCGCGTTCACCGAGCGAGACGTTCGGTTCGCGCGTCAACGAGTGGTTGGGAACCCATTCGCTTCCGCCAAAGTCTAGCACGCAGAGCACCCGCTTTCGCGGCCCAATCGAACAGGTAACTCCGCTCCGCGCGCAAACCCGGCGCCCGGATTCGAGACAATTTCTTGGCTCTTCGTCGATAATAAACTCCCGCATGAATTCCGGACCCGCCATGGAAATTCAATTCCTCGGTACCTCATCGGGCACACCGACCAGAACCCGCAACGTATCCGGGCTGGCGCTGCGTTCCTTCGCTGTGGGATATTGGTACCTGATCGATTGCGGCGAAGGCACCCAGCACAGGATCCTGCACACCAGCTTGTCGCTCAGGAATTTGCGGGCGATTTTCATCACGCACATCCACGGCGACCACTGTTACGGGCTGCCCGGGCTGCTGGCCAGCGCCGGCATGCTCAACAGGACAGAACACTTGTTCATCGTCGGACCCGCGCCGGTGTGGGACTTCATCCAGGGAGTGATGAACACCACCCAGCTTCAGCTTCCCTATTTGGTTGAGTTTATCGATGTGGCCGATGCGCCCGGGTTCGCGCTGCTGCCAGACTTCGACGTGCGCTTCACTGCGCTGTCGCACCGCGTTCCTTCATATGCCTACAGCTTTGAAGAAAAGCTCATCGAACGAAAGCTCGATGCGGCCAGGCTGAAAGCCGATGGCATACCGCCCGGTCCTGCGTGGGGCCGGCTTCAGCAAGGCGATGACGTTGCGATGGATGACGGCAGGATTTTCCATGCCAGTGACTATCTTCTTCCGCCTCGCCCGCCACGCAAGATAATCGTTGGCGGCGATAACGATAGGCCGGAGCTGCTCGCGGCAGAGGCAGCGAACGCGGACGTGCTGATCCACGAGGCGACCTACACCGAAGAGATACTGGTCAAGATGGGCCCGGGTCCCCAGCACAGCTCGGCGAAAAGCGTGGCACAGTTTGCGAACGACACGAAGGTCCGCAATCTCGTGCTCACCCATTTCAGTCCGCGCTATCAGGAAGAGAAGGGCAAACTGTCGATG
This window of the Massilia sp. R2A-15 genome carries:
- a CDS encoding type II toxin-antitoxin system RelE/ParE family toxin, producing the protein MKSQVVLLESAEQDLKDLKSYIVKQFGRKAWLVSYRGIKDTVRALQSFPLAGSIPEEISDFNLTQFRQVLSGRNQIIYETRQGTIFVHIICDTRKDLRALLIRRSKRAP
- a CDS encoding b(o/a)3-type cytochrome-c oxidase subunit 1, with product MYLARKLVLAHFWVAFIAFFAAIVLGEWQMYIRSPLHAWINNPEHYYRSVTAHGTVMAYVLPTLLAMGFGYAIVELALKRPLIGMRWAWAGFWLVIAGTLIAALTTAVGKASVLYTFYPPMLASPLYYIGVVLVVVGSWIWVALMSINLRAWKKDNPGATVPLAMYGNVAGAYLWAWTSVGAASEILILIMPASLGLTDTINAGLARVLFSWTLHAIVYFWLVPAYIAFYTLFPGAIGGRLYSDTMGRVAFALFLVFSMPIGIHHLFADPQVGAGFKFVHAVMTAMVSIPTLLTVFTIVASAEIVGRLRGGTGLFGWVKALPWSNPMMLAVTFAFIMLGFGGAGGLINMSYQLNESIHNTQWVTGHFHLIFGGAIVIMYFMVAYALWPQLRNCAPLSPSLIRTQLTLWFVGMMVLTMPWHLVGLLGAPRRMAYYDYTHPALASQAITVTMSAIGGLLLVISAALFLYILASARRQSGAVPAAVFSVAVHPNTNPPAVLNGLGLWVGMMIALTVVNYGYPIVQLAMTPQAYVPVIPIGAR
- a CDS encoding ribonuclease Z, producing MEIQFLGTSSGTPTRTRNVSGLALRSFAVGYWYLIDCGEGTQHRILHTSLSLRNLRAIFITHIHGDHCYGLPGLLASAGMLNRTEHLFIVGPAPVWDFIQGVMNTTQLQLPYLVEFIDVADAPGFALLPDFDVRFTALSHRVPSYAYSFEEKLIERKLDAARLKADGIPPGPAWGRLQQGDDVAMDDGRIFHASDYLLPPRPPRKIIVGGDNDRPELLAAEAANADVLIHEATYTEEILVKMGPGPQHSSAKSVAQFANDTKVRNLVLTHFSPRYQEEKGKLSMSDIAAEARSAYAGKLFLANDLERYSLDQQGTLSRAI
- a CDS encoding cytochrome c: MAALTLAAMAVGFGWLPSAHQDFSAGGVWDSICRAAGVPSSWGAKDSQRGAPAVASNVILLPEMTRTASTAAVGRGATLALNCTMCHGMKGMSRSDAPNLAGQYPEVIMKQLADYKSGKRGSPIMAALSKNLSDENIKDLAAYYASLPKARTAPTMYDESLPALVRVGAPMRNIAPCISCHGGVDQKLGAPWLEGMPKDYLVQQLQLFKKGERRNDGQLQMRNVANAMTAEEIDAVATFYARKALPVRE
- a CDS encoding c-type cytochrome — translated: MTRCAFVLERLGLLVLCALLVHGVASAQTRPVSPDAVPAFQKLDSIEARVQGCVTCHGQKGQGTADGYFPRIAGKPASYLHNQLTAFRDGTRSYPPMNYLVAYLPDAYLKEIAEHFAAQRPPFNVQPGAAPDPALMKRGQALATAGDPAKGIPACIACHGKSLSGMEPGIPGLAGLRPAYIVGQLTRWRVGERRAADPDCMKRIATRLTDTDISSVAAWLAQQTPSANAAPEPSNLVRMPLACGSQR
- a CDS encoding type II toxin-antitoxin system Phd/YefM family antitoxin → MKFSSQSRPISDLETHAAEIVRDITHSRQPLLMTENGEAKLVVMDLRSYEEQQEAIALLKILAMGNREIEKGKFRSAEDVFAELDEEDSQ
- a CDS encoding cytochrome c; protein product: MRKRTSIVLVLAILAALVAAALYFLRPGALPDSARHAPVSATTQIINRGEYLARAGDCVACHTVPNGAMFAGGRAMATPFGNLYVPNITPDDDTGIGSWTADDFYRMMHTGISKNGTLLYPAMPFASYSQVTRSDTDAIYAYLMSIAPVKQKNREHELRFPFNNRELLIGWRTLYFKEGEFQPTPGQSAEWNRGAYLVKGLGHCAMCHTAVNALGGSSESKAFEGGMIPNQNWYAPSLTSNREAGLGDWKIEDIADLLQVGVSHRGTVYGPMAEVVYNSLQYLSDDDAKAMAVYLKALPQKDTAPPPSSQARMVSPEVMESGRKVYVAQCAVCHGAEGRGQAPSYPPLAGNQSITMESPVNSIRMVLNGGYPPGTRKNPRPHGMPPFSHLLNDNEVAAVVTYIRVAWGNNGTPVAAAQANDLRKLLPE
- a CDS encoding cytochrome C oxidase subunit II encodes the protein MTAHHASEAVANAAERRWAIIVIAIIASLLAMMIFTGLHWAAMPPSRVETVDVKTLHIQGEFVENNLGSMVDKDGKVVVRLIAQQYSFTPQCLLVPAGMPVTFRGTSTDAIHGFVVGRTNANTMLIPGFVSTFTTSFPRVGEQLMPCHEYCGTGHEAMWARVQVIPADEFLAKAKASERLSCVPR